One part of the Malus sylvestris chromosome 2, drMalSylv7.2, whole genome shotgun sequence genome encodes these proteins:
- the LOC126610346 gene encoding probable carboxylesterase 9, giving the protein MSQFDPYTHLHIVHDPATDTLTRPAAATIPANLDPAPGDPVVSKDVTLNPETKTWIRIFRPAKLPSNDNTVARLPLIIYFHHGAWIFLSAADSTAHTNCSQITSEIPAIIVSVNYRLAPETRLPGQYHDAIDAINWVRAQAQDPKGETWIRDYADVSRCYLYGCGCGGNIVFFSGLKAYQLQLEPLKISGIIMNQPMFGGVQRTKSELRLAVDQLLPLPALDLMWDLALPKSTDRNHRYCNPMADGAHKAMIKGLGRFLVIGFGGDPMIDRQQEFVTMLVGCGVRVDARFDDVGFHNFDFVDTRRAAAVLNIVKEFII; this is encoded by the coding sequence ATGTCACAATTCGACCCCTACACCCACCTCCACATAGTACACGACCCCGCCACCGACACCCTCACCCGCCCCGCCGCCGCCACTATACCCGCCAACCTGGACCCCGCCCCAGGCGACCCGGTCGTCTCTAAAGACGTGACACTCAACCCGGAAACCAAAACCTGGATCCGGATCTTCCGACCCGCCAAGCTTCCCTCCAACGACAACACCGTGGCCCGCCTCCCCCTCATCATCTACTTCCACCACGGCGCCTGGATATTCCTCTCCGCCGCCGACTCCACCGCGCACACTAACTGCTCTCAGATCACCTCCGAAATTCCCGCCATCATCGTCTCCGTCAACTACCGCCTGGCGCCCGAAACCCGGCTCCCGGGCCAGTACCATGACGCCATCGACGCAATCAACTGGGTCAGGGCCCAGGCCCAGGACCCGAAAGGCGAGACCTGGATCCGAGACTACGCCGACGTATCCAGGTGCTATCTCTACGGTTGCGGATGCGGGGGCAACATCGTCTTTTTCTCCGGATTAAAAGCGTACCAGCTCCAGCTAGAGCCGTTGAAGATCTCCGGGATTATTATGAACCAGCCGATGTTCGGTGGGGTCCAGCGGACTAAGTCGGAGCTGCGATTGGCTGTGGACCAGCTGTTGCCTTTGCCTGCGCTCGACCTCATGTGGGACCTCGCGCTGCCGAAATCAACAGACAGGAACCATCGGTACTGTAATCCGATGGCGGATGGGGCCCACAAGGCGATGATCAAAGGGCTGGGGCGGTTTTTGGTGATTGGGTTCGGTGGGGACCCGATGATCGACCGGCAGCAGGAGTTTGTGACGATGCTGGTGGGTTGTGGGGTCAGGGTTGATGCGCGGTTCGATGACGTGGGGTTCCATAATTTTGACTTCGTTGACACCAGGCGGGCTGCTGCCGTTTTGAACATTGTCAAGGAGTTTAtcatctaa